One Citrus sinensis cultivar Valencia sweet orange chromosome 5, DVS_A1.0, whole genome shotgun sequence genomic window, ttatttaGCGAGAGTGATTAAACCGATtaaattgtttcaatttaatttaatttagtttagcACATACATACACGTATCCTCAAAGCAATCTCTACggataatatatttttagattgatCGGCCAGACTTTTgcaaatttgttaaaaaaactGAAGTGACAAAATGGGTGGCAGTGAGTGTCTCAGTAAACAATGAATTTGTCCGATCGATTGACCTGATTGGGCTGGAATGCAAACATTAGCGTCTGGATTcgtatttttgtgttttttttttaagtaaatgttTTTAATCTCTACTATTAATTTGGGAAAACAGCAGTACAATTTATAGCGCACAGGCAAAATCAAtcgaagaaaataaataatatgaaatatgagacaattaatgataaaatatggCCATATTACTTTGAATgagaaaaagtttttttttttgtgtaaaaaTCCAATCTAATGCGATTTATACCGCAAAggcaaaaatatataattaattcaatccaatttgttttgattactattattttaaatgaaaagtaaaatcaTTCTTAATGTGCCTAACGGGTAGTACTTTCACTTTCGTGAAGGAAAGAATGCCCTTTAATTAGCAAAGAAATAAGGAGACCACGGGACAGAGTACGTTGTTTCTTACTCTAGAACATCAAGGGTTGATAGTGTTTGGGATCCGGGAAGATGGAAGAGAatgttaaatgaaatgaacaaagaaaatcttttaCTACAAAGTAACagaaatgtaaaatataagttatagGTTCTAGGCTCAAATGAGCTATTTATAGATAGAAGAAATCAGAACCCTTTAGACTGATGAGAAGCCATCAGGTGAGCCTCCTGGCAGCTTCTTATTGGACGAGTTGTGTAGTTTTTCCACTGAGAAACTGTCACGTGGCACGCTGCTCACCATAAGCGACCGCGCTCAGCTAAACAAACCCTCTagactaattaataatttaatatacaaTCTTTGGTGCCAGATCAGTAATCTGTTATAGCACACCTGCCAGCATGGCATGTAGTTAAGCAACAGCCTTGCATTTGAGCGAAGTCCTGACTCTTGAATCCAAATACTCTGCTACACTTGAGTGCAGCCCAAGAACCGTGGTCCTTAGCTATAATATAATCCTTGTGATGAACTTGATACTCCAGCATATACATCTTTTATAAAGGACAGACAGGATGAATCAAGTGAAGTGAAAgcataataaaacataactGTATAAATGAATCCCTTCGTGATGTACATGTATTCAGAACAGAGTtttaaacaaaagataataGAAAAGAACTTGTTGGAGTATAGAGACACATGCTAACCATggatatattttcaaaattaattaagttttgaACGTTTAGTTTAAGTAATGCTCTATTTTCATTTGAACATTACAAATGGATAATAGATTAAGTGTAAGATCTATATATACTTCTTGTAAACGATAGCTCTGAGGATCAACaatcctcattttcttttctaatcaATTTTATGTGCATGTAAGAATCGTTCTATTTTGCTCTATTAAAAAGTACTTCCCTAGCTTTGAGTAAGGTATTTATGTCATttgaaatgtaataaaatcCATTTCTCAATCTACCAGCTTTGGTTCATAAAATGCGATATATGCAATGCATATATAAACTGATGGGTATAAAGCTATATGGATTGAAACTTTCAATCCTTCTAAATCTTACAAAGTATTCATAATTTTCCGGACATCGagtaaaagcaaaaataatttaatcacaCTGACCTGATTATGGTAAAAAGAAGTCAAGAATTTccctactaaaaaaaaaaattaaacctaaACAAATTGGCGGAATTTtctatagaaaattaaaaggctCAAATTGCACTAGTATCAAATCACCCTAGAAATTGAATAAGATGCAGCAAATTGGCCAAGTAAGAAATCCGTTTCCATCCGAACCATAGCTTGAGGCAGGATCGCGTAAGGTCACAACCAAGGAAACAGATCTAGCATTGAGGCACGAATTAAATGTTAGATAGTACTCTTACACACTATTATTTAAGGTATTCATTGCAAAGATTACAATTTATTACCagtgaaagaaaagaaaatcaatttggTTGTCTCATATGTCTACCTCCTTAACATTTTTAAGCAACGAGTCTCTAATTTCTGAGAGTCTTGTAACAATTTCCTTTGCGTTGATTCTCTGATTGGTGATTCTACAGTACACTCCATAGCTAAATTGAAGACAAATGACATGCATTGCTCTTTGGTCATAAAATGCTTGTCCTTCCAACTTAGCAAATTTGCATCAACAACTTccataactgaaatgcttagcAAATCATTAACCCAGCGCCTTAGTGTCATTTCTCCATTGAAAATTTCATCTGTGGGCTTCTTCGCAGTAAATGTTTCCATTATCATAATcccaaaattgtaaatatctcCATTTGTGGATACTCGTCCTTCTCTTCCATACTCTATAGAGTGCAACAATTATATagtaagataaaataatttacaataatatgcTCAAATGAAgctcataagaaataagtaTCATATTAGAAagtattaaagaaataaaacatatttattatgGAACAAACCTGGTGCCATATAACCTATGGTGGCAAGTGTTTGTGTTTGAGTCAAAAATTGATCTTCTCCGAGTAAGAGCTTTGCCATGCCAAAATCACTCAAATGAGCAACCATATTATTGTCCAGCAATACATTGCTCGGTTTTAAGTCACAGTGAATTACAGGTGCTGCATAACCAAAGTGCAGATATTCTAAAGCTGATGCAACATCTATCATTATGTTCAATCTTTGAGAAATATCCAAAATGTGGTTGCTGGAATACAAACACTCCTCCAGACTTCCATGAGGCATGTATTCTAATACCAATGCTTTAAAATCCTCATTTGAACAACTggtaatgattttgataaggTTTCGATGGCGAATACTTTTCATCATATCACATTCAACATCAAAACTCTTTAATGCTCCTACATATTGCAGGTTAAAAACCTTTACTGCAACCTCTATCCCATCATGAATTCTTGCCCTGTAAACAGAGCCAAAACCTCCTCTGCCGATTAAATTGTTTTCACTAAATCCGTCTGTAGCTCTGAAAAGTTCTAGGTATGAGAACCTTCTCCAAGTTGCCACTGGTGGCATATTAGCATCATTTGGTATTTGTTTTCCTCTCTTTCGATATCCTAAGATCAACACAATGAGTACTATCATAAATATAGTACTCAATGGTAAGACAATACCTAGGAGAAGATCATTTTTTCTTGATGTGTGGTGAATTCTAGTTCTGCATGGTGGGACTTGCAAATTAGGTGCAccacacaataatttatttcccTTAAATGATTCAGCTGAGAAATATTGAAAAGGTCCTCCTCTAGGAATCTCTCCTTCTAGTTCATTGAAAGAAAGATTTAAATCTTTGAGATCTGACAGTTTCTCTAAAGATACAGGAATAACACTAGAGAGATTATTATTGGACAAATCCAAGGATTTCAAGCTTATCAAATCACCAATGGAATTAGGAATTGAGCCTTGTAATCTGTTATATGCTAACGAAAGATATTGTAGATCCTTTAGGCCTCCAATTGTAGTTGGGATAACAgctgaaaaattattcatcGACAAATCTATTTCCACCAAAaccttcaaattttcaatccctAATGGGAGTGGGCCAGTAAAAACATTTGAAGACAAGTCAAGGTTCAAGATGTCCTTAAGGTTCCATAAAGTTGAAGGAATAGAAACTAACTCATTAGAGCTCAAATAGAGCTTCCTTAGAGTAGTGCAGTTGCCAAAGCACTCAGGGATGGATCCAGAAAGCTTATTGTCATGTAAATCTAGTTGAAATAATGCAATCAAACGACAAAGAATTTCTGGGATTGATCCCTCCAACTTATTATCTCGAAAACTCAACAATTGAAGCTTTTGTAATTTATCCAAGGTAATCGGAATTGATCCATTCAATTTGTTTCCTCCTAAGTAAATTGCTATCAAGTTGGTCAAGTTGCTAATCTCTTCAGGAATGCCACCACTAATGTTGCAATTGAACATCGAAAATACTTCCAAAAATTGAGAAAGATTGCCTACGGCTCTTGGAAGAATGCCATCTAGTGGATTATTAGAGACGcgaaaagattttaaatactTGCAATTTGACAAAGAGGATAGAAAGCTCAATTCTGGAGTTAAAGATGTCAAATAATTATCACCTAAATTAAGGAACTTAAGGTTTCTTAAGTTGTCAAATGTGTTGGGAATAAAACCTATGAAGGAGTTCATTTCCAACTCTAGTGTATAGAGCCTAGAAGCATTGAAGATGAAACTAGGAATTGTGCCACTAAAATTATTACCCCACAAGAAAAGCTCCTCAAGATTTGGAAGTGGAACATCTGCGCTTGATGGCAGACTTCCCGAGAGAgaattattatgaatttgaagTGATATGAGTGTTGACAAATTGAAGATTGGTGCTGGGACAACACCAACTAATTTGTTATGAGAAAGCATCAACCACTCCAGCTTACGAAGATTGCCAATTTCATGTGGTATCTTACCTgtattttgaaagaattatattcaaatttattttagataataaataatacattaaaaaaaacatacttTTGTTGATAAAAAGTCACCAATACACTACACAATTACAAGCACTAACATACAAGAAAACCACTCATCAAGTGCTACAAACCATCAATGCTTTAGTTGTTAAACAAATCATGAGGTCTATGTATCCTTTTCCCTTTTAATTTGCCACCAACCTCTGAAGAGAAGAGGCGAagaatatttaagaatttCGTTGACACAATATAAAAGTGAAAACCACTCATGAAAATCTAAACATCGTCAATGCTTTAGTTATGTAAATACATTTGTGGTGAAATATCTGACTAATTAATAtctgtaaaaattaaataggtATAGGACAAGTAAGCAATAGGAAGTAGATAAATTGTGTGTATGGTTAAAACTAAAAGATCAAATATGTGGTACGCGGGATTACAAACAGAGCGCAAAAGAGTCACTTTTGGTGTGATGGACTAAGCTGGATATATGATTAGATAAAATCGTATTAAACTGGAATTAAACTGAATTAGATAGGATTAGACTAATTTATCTATAGCGGATTGTATTGGACTAATTgataatttacaaataaaattagataattgaaaatactaatataaattaaaatatttatctcaaaaccttttattaataattgtgattaaaattatttaaaatagattattttaagtttaattataattggactaaaatttgtcaaaataatCAAAGTATTTTGATCGAGTCACTGGTGTTGCTCATTTAatccatatattttaatttaagtttccgtttagttcttatattttgaagaGTGCCTCAAGATACCCTACTATGAAATACATTGCACTCTTACCATTACTTGTCCTTcgcttttacaataatgtcCTTGCAATGAgatttttgacattaatttctaatctataaaaatttaattagaaaattaacccATAATTACATATTagcaaattaagaaataaatatcagTATGAAACAATTggtatttttcatattcttgTAATAatcttactaatttttttttataaataattaatgccaactaatttaaagtaatgtttaatattattacagcaatcttactaataatttttaataaaaattaatttatcaaattaatcctgaaagtaaaataataacaattaatttattttactttcaaggttaatttgataaatttacatttttttccttgttgTAAGGGTATTATTgtacaagtaaaaaaaaaagtaagggtatgattgtaatataattaccAGCAAGGGTATCTTGaggtactttttaaaatacaggGAGTAAATTAAcacttaatttaaaatataaagactaaatAAACATTTACCCTGCTCACCTATGGAGAGCGACACTACACTTGTCCAACTGTGATCAAGAAAGCTATGGAATAGGACCCACAACTCTCTCAGTAAAAGTTGAAATGTATGATATTGCTCTCCATAAGAAGAGCGACATCGCTCGTGTGATCACTAAATAATCTAATCCCTTAAAATCATCTCATAGCCACTAAATGTGCCCCAACTAGATAATGTACTCCTTCAATCATTATCTTGGCTTTGGCCTCTTTCATAATCTAATCTTTCCTAAGCTTTTGTATAAGATCATGACCcatataatttaaatcttCTAGATTGATTTggtataactttttaaatagaacttaTTTCAGTAGAGCTTTTACTAGTAGAGcttctataaaataatatttgtattgtttggttgtcagtaaaagtttttgtttaaaattaaaaaattactgtaatagacaagttttttaaagttatgtcaTGAAACAAATCATATAAGactgtgaaataaattaagggtaatttagataatttaaatctttaataaaaactctacaacttctattccaaaaagccaaaatttgaataatttgctAGTAGAGGTCAAATAgctttatatattaataataaaacaactgTACTCAAAATACAaaccaaataacaataaaaaattttaaaaaagcttATTAGATTAAATAAGTACTTTCAGTATAGCTTTTGCAATAAAGCTTATTTAAGTAGAAGTTAATCGAGCTTTTACcatgaaaaaatttagttgCTAGCTTGTAAATGAGAgctttttctaaaaattgtaaaattactttaatagtcgagttttttaatgttatgttatgaaatgaatgaaataagattATCGAATAAGTTAATGATATTTtgtacattttaatattttgaaaaagctTTTAAATCTCTATTCCCTAGAGGCCAAAATCTAAACCTTTGCtaatagaaacaaaataaattatttaatctttagAAAGTCTACTAAAAAACCAACCaagcaacaacaaaaaatttggaaaagaggttatgtaattaaataagtagTTATGctcattaaataaattataccaaGTAGCCCTAAAACTTTTGTAAAGAGgttatagaattaaataaaacacttGTGACTATTAGATAAGTAAACAAGGGCtaggatttaatttattttagactttcctttataaaatcaaaacacatGTTTTCATGCCTAAACATCGAAAACTTAAACGCCGTTATTTCAAACTGCTACTTGCTTCTCACTTTCTCTTCTCTACTACTACTGATATCGCAAACTTTAAACTTTTGGTATAATCTTgtccaaagaaaaaacattatcaattagattaaattgaatGCATTACTATTATTGGTACTCTGCAATAACAATTGAAGATAATTTCCATTTGCAATCGTTtgcatttaatttaactttattttacaCATATAAATATTGTTCCATCTTTCAATTCTCCGTTTAATTTTGGTCCTAGAAAgacaattaacaaaatgaacaaaatagaaagaaaagaaaaacatctAACTTGCCTGATTgattattaaagtttgttgTGTGAACACGAAATAGAAGAAAATGCAatatgaaagagaaaaaaaaaaaaaaaaagagagagagagcaaagtGAAAGAAATAGAAGGTTTACGCTTGTTAGACCTCCATTAATCTTAGAGCTTTAATCAGACAATAGAGTGATGTGTTCTAATTTGAATAAGGAAggctaaaattaattaaattctaatcTTAGAAAGACTGAAATGACATGTGtcataattttatacaaagcttagaaaaaattagattaggGGAGGATCTAAACCCCTTTATCTATTATATTTCTCCGCTActgttaatatttattttaaggttttcaattgaaatgcttaaacaaaattaattttggagaaaatatacattttctaatttttctatcTACCTTCATGTTATTCTAGGAATGAGCACAAGTGGTCAAggtaaaaatgacataaatataAAGTCTGTGATCATACATACCTTGGAGTTTGTTTTGGTCAAGATATAAATCCGTAAGCTTGGTCAAGTTGCCTATTTCCTTTGGTATGGCTCCCGAGAAATCATTGACATACAAAGATAATGTTTGTAGAGAAGGAAGGTTGTTGCCAATATTTGCTGGGAGTTCACCTGGCAGTTCACCAAATAACTATtatattcaaaacaaaattagctAGTAAATAAGACTCACTTAAGATGAAGGGAAAGAACCGGAGAGCTGGTTGTCGCTAAGATAAAGTTTTTGAAGTGATGATAGATTCCCAATTGAAGAAGGGATGATGCCtgttaagaaattatttgttagTGCTAGCAGCTTCAATTATACAAAACTAAGTAGTGATTCCAtgtcaaatattttatgtagaTGTCACACATGCATATTATTAGTGACGGCTACCTGTGAAGTTATTAAGTGACAAATCCAAGTTCAATAGAGAAGAAAGACTGAAGATTGATGAAGGAATGGTTCCAGTTAAGGAATTATTTTGTAGCCATAACATCTCCAATTCTGCAAGATTCCCCAGTTCCTCTGGAATTTCTCCTAAAAATTAGGAGCAATATTTGCgtaaacatttttaatttattacccAGCgctcaagaagaaaaaaatgaaataaaaaaattattccgTGAAGAAGATTGAGAAACAATTACTCATAgctttaaagaattataggcTATCAGACTTAATAAGAGGGagacattattaatttttattaattaattaaactctTTGATCCTACCTTGGAGTTTGTTTTGTCGAAGATTTAACCTCGTAAGTTTTGTCAAGTTGCCAATTTCTTTTGGTATGGTCCCAGAAAAATAATTGGACGATAAAGATAACTCTCGCAGCTGTTTGCAGCTTGATAAAGTGGATGGTATTTTGCCATGAAACATGTTATATTTAAGAAATAGCTATTCTAAATTGGACATTTGATTGCAAAAATTTGGTGGAAGTTCGCCAAAtagtgtattattattaaaataaattgaaagtaAAGAAGACATGTTGAAGATAGAGGAGGGAATGGAACCATAAAACCAGTTAAAACtaagatcaagtgcttgaagagaagaaagatTCGCAAGTTCAGAAGGGATAGTGCCTGTGAGATTTAAACCAGAAATATTCAAGGCTGCGACTCTATGACTACGGACATCACAAGTGACGCCTGTCCAATAACAGAAAGAGCTACTTGTATTGCAATTTTTGGCCAAGAAATTGGTTGGATCATCAGTAAAATGAGCTTTCAGGACAAGAAGGGCTTGTTGGTCCGTGGTAATGCTTGTAGTGTTGGCTGATGCAATCATGAAGGAAAGAATCAAGCAATGGAGTAAGAGAAATCTGATCATCATGCGGGCAGAAGGAATTCTTTCCATGAGACtagaatttagattttaagCGTGCGCTTAATTGGATTGATAATGCAAGAGCACTCATAAGTGcttctaaatatatataatggaACCGAAATTTCGAAGAAGCagcaagaaagaaaatagaggAGTGAAAAGACTACTCATAAATTGTCGAAAGGTGCAATCATTTTATGTGAAGCCAGTCTGCAGGTCCACATTCAGAAACACTAGATATTTCCCTCTATTCTTTTTATCTAGATACACTTGTTGATAATCCTAATGAATGATTCTTGTaaattttgctttcttttataatcatcatattaatttattcccTATGATCAGACTTCTAACATCATaacttttatataaatttctaataatgaatttcataATTCTGATAGAAATTTTCTTCACATGAGTTTGGAGCAAATACGATTAAAGGATATAATATTAAGTTTTAGTATTTACAGACTGAAGAAGAGattatgaatttgattaaatagattaaattactaagttaaattcttaaatttataggagtgaaaaattaaacaaaaaaagaactcTATTTTTATATGTGATTGTGATAGTATCACAAAATATTTCTACcctttcaaaaatttctaaatttttcttatagtAACATGACATATATAAATGTTGCATTTcttgaaactcaaaatttttggataaattgaattatattttttcatcttttttcttttattagtaATCCTGAAAATTATTCAAACAAACCAGTGATATCATATTCAAGAAAATTCTTGGTGTGTCAATGAGGACGTCACAAGTTGTCAGAAAATTATCCAAATCAATACTGAATgctttttatataaataatcattttcattgGATTTAATGGAATGCAAACATAGCATGGGCTTGGTATTAGATGATGAGgattcatatatatatgtatatgtgaAAGGAATTTAGATCTATTGCAAATAAATGTAGGTAATTAAAACCTCAGaattaacaacttaattaattttcgaAAATACTGTTCATGATTACTGTTTAtatgcataaaaaatattaattttccaaaaacacaataaatcacaaaaaataaatgacacagagatttttacgtgatTTGGATTAATCAATCCTACATCCACGAGGCCACGCCCAGATGAAAAGCAATTCACTAAGTTGAGATGTTACAACCTATGAATTTACCAAATTTAAGACTCTCAC contains:
- the LOC102608793 gene encoding probable LRR receptor-like serine/threonine-protein kinase At3g47570 isoform X5; the protein is MFHGKIPSTLSSCKQLRELSLSSNYFSGTIPKEIGNLTKLTRLNLRQNKLQGEIPEELGNLAELEMLWLQNNSLTGTIPSSIFSLSSLLNLDLSLNNFTGIIPSSIGNLSSLQKLYLSDNQLSGELPANIGNNLPSLQTLSLYVNDFSGAIPKEIGNLTKLTDLYLDQNKLQGKIPHEIGNLRKLEWLMLSHNKLVGVVPAPIFNLSTLISLQIHNNSLSGSLPSSADVPLPNLEELFLWGYRKRGKQIPNDANMPPVATWRRFSYLELFRATDGFSENNLIGRGGFGSVYRARIHDGIEVAVKVFNLQYVGALKSFDVECDMMKSIRHRNLIKIITSCSNEDFKALVLEYMPHGSLEECLYSSNHILDISQRLNIMIDVASALEYLHFGYAAPVIHCDLKPSNVLLDNNMVAHLSDFGMAKLLLGEDQFLTQTQTLATIGYMAPEYGREGRVSTNGDIYNFGIMIMETFTAKKPTDEIFNGEMTLRRWVNDLLSISVMEVVDANLLSWKDKHFMTKEQCMSFVFNLAMECTVESPIRESTQRKLLQDSQKLETRCLKMLRR
- the LOC102608793 gene encoding probable LRR receptor-like serine/threonine-protein kinase At3g47570 isoform X6 — translated: MFHGKIPSTLSSCKQLRELSLSSNYFSGTIPKEIGNLTKLTRLNLRQNKLQGEIPEELGNLAELEMLWLQNNSLTGTIPSSIFSLSSLLNLDLSLNNFTGIIPSSIGNLSSLQKLYLSDNQLSGELPANIGNNLPSLQTLSLYVNDFSGAIPKEIGNLTKLTDLYLDQNKLQGYRKRGKQIPNDANMPPVATWRRFSYLELFRATDGFSENNLIGRGGFGSVYRARIHDGIEVAVKVFNLQYVGALKSFDVECDMMKSIRHRNLIKIITSCSNEDFKALVLEYMPHGSLEECLYSSNHILDISQRLNIMIDVASALEYLHFGYAAPVIHCDLKPSNVLLDNNMVAHLSDFGMAKLLLGEDQFLTQTQTLATIGYMAPEYGREGRVSTNGDIYNFGIMIMETFTAKKPTDEIFNGEMTLRRWVNDLLSISVMEVVDANLLSWKDKHFMTKEQCMSFVFNLAMECTVESPIRESTQRKLLQDSQKLETRCLKMLRR
- the LOC102608793 gene encoding probable LRR receptor-like serine/threonine-protein kinase At3g47570 isoform X4, coding for MLSHNKLVGVVPAPIFNLSTLISLQIHNNSLSGSLPSSADVPLPNLEELFLWGNNFSGTIPSFIFNASRLYTLELEMNSFIGFIPNTFDNLRNLKFLNLGDNYLTSLTPELSFLSSLSNCKYLKSFRVSNNPLDGILPRAVGNLSQFLEVFSMFNCNISGGIPEEISNLTNLIAIYLGGNKLNGSIPITLDKLQKLQLLSFRDNKLEGSIPEILCRLIALFQLDLHDNKLSGSIPECFGNCTTLRKLYLSSNELVSIPSTLWNLKDILNLDLSSNVFTGPLPLGIENLKVLVEIDLSMNNFSAVIPTTIGGLKDLQYLSLAYNRLQGSIPNSIGDLISLKSLDLSNNNLSSVIPVSLEKLSDLKDLNLSFNELEGEIPRGGPFQYFSAESFKGNKLLCGAPNLQVPPCRTRIHHTSRKNDLLLGIVLPLSTIFMIVLIVLILGYRKRGKQIPNDANMPPVATWRRFSYLELFRATDGFSENNLIGRGGFGSVYRARIHDGIEVAVKVFNLQYVGALKSFDVECDMMKSIRHRNLIKIITSCSNEDFKALVLEYMPHGSLEECLYSSNHILDISQRLNIMIDVASALEYLHFGYAAPVIHCDLKPSNVLLDNNMVAHLSDFGMAKLLLGEDQFLTQTQTLATIGYMAPEYGREGRVSTNGDIYNFGIMIMETFTAKKPTDEIFNGEMTLRRWVNDLLSISVMEVVDANLLSWKDKHFMTKEQCMSFVFNLAMECTVESPIRESTQRKLLQDSQKLETRCLKMLRR
- the LOC102608793 gene encoding probable LRR receptor-like serine/threonine-protein kinase At3g47570 isoform X1; translated protein: MFHGKIPSTLSSCKQLRELSLSSNYFSGTIPKEIGNLTKLTRLNLRQNKLQGEIPEELGNLAELEMLWLQNNSLTGTIPSSIFSLSSLLNLDLSLNNFTGIIPSSIGNLSSLQKLYLSDNQLSGELPANIGNNLPSLQTLSLYVNDFSGAIPKEIGNLTKLTDLYLDQNKLQGKIPHEIGNLRKLEWLMLSHNKLVGVVPAPIFNLSTLISLQIHNNSLSGSLPSSADVPLPNLEELFLWGNNFSGTIPSFIFNASRLYTLELEMNSFIGFIPNTFDNLRNLKFLNLGDNYLTSLTPELSFLSSLSNCKYLKSFRVSNNPLDGILPRAVGNLSQFLEVFSMFNCNISGGIPEEISNLTNLIAIYLGGNKLNGSIPITLDKLQKLQLLSFRDNKLEGSIPEILCRLIALFQLDLHDNKLSGSIPECFGNCTTLRKLYLSSNELVSIPSTLWNLKDILNLDLSSNVFTGPLPLGIENLKVLVEIDLSMNNFSAVIPTTIGGLKDLQYLSLAYNRLQGSIPNSIGDLISLKSLDLSNNNLSSVIPVSLEKLSDLKDLNLSFNELEGEIPRGGPFQYFSAESFKGNKLLCGAPNLQVPPCRTRIHHTSRKNDLLLGIVLPLSTIFMIVLIVLILGYRKRGKQIPNDANMPPVATWRRFSYLELFRATDGFSENNLIGRGGFGSVYRARIHDGIEVAVKVFNLQYVGALKSFDVECDMMKSIRHRNLIKIITSCSNEDFKALVLEYMPHGSLEECLYSSNHILDISQRLNIMIDVASALEYLHFGYAAPVIHCDLKPSNVLLDNNMVAHLSDFGMAKLLLGEDQFLTQTQTLATIGYMAPEYGREGRVSTNGDIYNFGIMIMETFTAKKPTDEIFNGEMTLRRWVNDLLSISVMEVVDANLLSWKDKHFMTKEQCMSFVFNLAMECTVESPIRESTQRKLLQDSQKLETRCLKMLRR
- the LOC102608793 gene encoding probable LRR receptor-like serine/threonine-protein kinase At3g47570 isoform X2, with product MFHGKIPSTLSSCKQLRELSLSSNYFSGTIPKEIGNLTKLTRLNLRQNKLQGIIPSSIGNLSSLQKLYLSDNQLSGELPANIGNNLPSLQTLSLYVNDFSGAIPKEIGNLTKLTDLYLDQNKLQGKIPHEIGNLRKLEWLMLSHNKLVGVVPAPIFNLSTLISLQIHNNSLSGSLPSSADVPLPNLEELFLWGNNFSGTIPSFIFNASRLYTLELEMNSFIGFIPNTFDNLRNLKFLNLGDNYLTSLTPELSFLSSLSNCKYLKSFRVSNNPLDGILPRAVGNLSQFLEVFSMFNCNISGGIPEEISNLTNLIAIYLGGNKLNGSIPITLDKLQKLQLLSFRDNKLEGSIPEILCRLIALFQLDLHDNKLSGSIPECFGNCTTLRKLYLSSNELVSIPSTLWNLKDILNLDLSSNVFTGPLPLGIENLKVLVEIDLSMNNFSAVIPTTIGGLKDLQYLSLAYNRLQGSIPNSIGDLISLKSLDLSNNNLSSVIPVSLEKLSDLKDLNLSFNELEGEIPRGGPFQYFSAESFKGNKLLCGAPNLQVPPCRTRIHHTSRKNDLLLGIVLPLSTIFMIVLIVLILGYRKRGKQIPNDANMPPVATWRRFSYLELFRATDGFSENNLIGRGGFGSVYRARIHDGIEVAVKVFNLQYVGALKSFDVECDMMKSIRHRNLIKIITSCSNEDFKALVLEYMPHGSLEECLYSSNHILDISQRLNIMIDVASALEYLHFGYAAPVIHCDLKPSNVLLDNNMVAHLSDFGMAKLLLGEDQFLTQTQTLATIGYMAPEYGREGRVSTNGDIYNFGIMIMETFTAKKPTDEIFNGEMTLRRWVNDLLSISVMEVVDANLLSWKDKHFMTKEQCMSFVFNLAMECTVESPIRESTQRKLLQDSQKLETRCLKMLRR
- the LOC102608793 gene encoding probable LRR receptor-like serine/threonine-protein kinase At3g47570 isoform X3; its protein translation is MFHGKIPSTLSSCKQLRELSLSSNYFSGTIPKEIGNLTKLTRLNLRQNKLQGKIPHEIGNLRKLEWLMLSHNKLVGVVPAPIFNLSTLISLQIHNNSLSGSLPSSADVPLPNLEELFLWGNNFSGTIPSFIFNASRLYTLELEMNSFIGFIPNTFDNLRNLKFLNLGDNYLTSLTPELSFLSSLSNCKYLKSFRVSNNPLDGILPRAVGNLSQFLEVFSMFNCNISGGIPEEISNLTNLIAIYLGGNKLNGSIPITLDKLQKLQLLSFRDNKLEGSIPEILCRLIALFQLDLHDNKLSGSIPECFGNCTTLRKLYLSSNELVSIPSTLWNLKDILNLDLSSNVFTGPLPLGIENLKVLVEIDLSMNNFSAVIPTTIGGLKDLQYLSLAYNRLQGSIPNSIGDLISLKSLDLSNNNLSSVIPVSLEKLSDLKDLNLSFNELEGEIPRGGPFQYFSAESFKGNKLLCGAPNLQVPPCRTRIHHTSRKNDLLLGIVLPLSTIFMIVLIVLILGYRKRGKQIPNDANMPPVATWRRFSYLELFRATDGFSENNLIGRGGFGSVYRARIHDGIEVAVKVFNLQYVGALKSFDVECDMMKSIRHRNLIKIITSCSNEDFKALVLEYMPHGSLEECLYSSNHILDISQRLNIMIDVASALEYLHFGYAAPVIHCDLKPSNVLLDNNMVAHLSDFGMAKLLLGEDQFLTQTQTLATIGYMAPEYGREGRVSTNGDIYNFGIMIMETFTAKKPTDEIFNGEMTLRRWVNDLLSISVMEVVDANLLSWKDKHFMTKEQCMSFVFNLAMECTVESPIRESTQRKLLQDSQKLETRCLKMLRR